The following coding sequences are from one Achromobacter sp. B7 window:
- a CDS encoding SDR family oxidoreductase yields the protein MNTPIALVTGGSRGIGRAIVARLLRDGYQVVNFSRRPPDVVLPGETFRSVDLGDAAATRQAAQALAAERRVLHLVNNAGMIQVADIADVTEADLQRTLALNLTAPVLLLQALLPAMRQAKYGRVVNIGSRAALGKGGRTVYGASKAGLAGMTRTWALELAADGITVNTVAPGPIATELFNQSNPPGAPKTLALEASIPVQRVGQPEEVAHSVAMFLDRQAGFMTGQLLYVCGGMSVGLAG from the coding sequence ATGAACACGCCCATCGCACTTGTCACCGGCGGTAGCCGCGGCATCGGCCGCGCCATCGTGGCCCGCCTGCTTCGCGACGGCTATCAGGTCGTCAATTTCAGCCGCCGTCCGCCCGATGTGGTGCTGCCGGGCGAGACCTTCCGTTCGGTCGACCTGGGCGATGCGGCCGCCACGCGCCAGGCCGCGCAAGCGCTTGCGGCTGAGCGCCGCGTGCTGCATCTGGTGAACAACGCCGGCATGATCCAGGTGGCGGATATCGCGGACGTGACCGAGGCCGATCTCCAGCGCACCCTGGCCTTGAACCTGACCGCGCCCGTGCTGCTGCTACAGGCGCTGCTGCCCGCGATGCGCCAGGCCAAGTACGGGCGCGTGGTCAATATCGGCAGCCGCGCGGCGCTGGGCAAGGGCGGGCGCACGGTCTATGGCGCGTCCAAGGCCGGGCTGGCCGGCATGACGCGCACCTGGGCACTGGAGCTGGCGGCCGACGGCATCACGGTCAACACGGTGGCGCCCGGGCCGATCGCCACCGAATTGTTCAACCAGTCCAACCCCCCGGGGGCGCCGAAGACGCTGGCCCTGGAAGCCTCCATTCCCGTGCAACGGGTGGGCCAGCCGGAAGAAGTTGCGCACAGCGTCGCGATGTTTCTGGACCGGCAGGCGGGGTTCATGACCGGGCAACTGCTGTATGTCTGTGGCGGGATGTCGGTGGGCCTGGCGGGCTGA
- a CDS encoding GlxA family transcriptional regulator codes for MLFLLYDGFQPLDLAGPWQAFTSANEEAGKPLYQLRTIAATPVVATWEQGLRMQVDGTFEHDADAPIDMMFVPGGPGVDRASAHAETMAWLRRRDALAPRTCSVCTGAFVLAAAGLLNGRAVTTHWRSADRLRLMYPALRVQDDRIFIESGKYWTSAGVTAGIDLALALIERDFGATLSQQVARRLVVFMRRDGDQRQYSQTLRLQDRVSAPFRDLVEKIEAKLSARWTVDDMADACHMSRRTFQRKFAAHFGVAPTEVLRRLRQERADALQATGKMSKKSVRRFVGPLHNRPAP; via the coding sequence GTGTTGTTCCTGCTGTACGACGGCTTTCAGCCGCTGGACCTGGCCGGCCCGTGGCAGGCGTTCACGTCCGCCAACGAAGAGGCCGGCAAACCGCTCTACCAACTGCGCACCATCGCGGCAACGCCGGTGGTCGCCACCTGGGAACAGGGGCTGCGCATGCAGGTGGACGGCACCTTCGAACACGATGCCGATGCACCGATCGACATGATGTTCGTGCCGGGCGGCCCGGGGGTGGACCGCGCCAGCGCGCACGCCGAAACCATGGCCTGGCTGCGACGTCGCGACGCCCTGGCCCCGCGTACGTGCAGCGTTTGCACGGGCGCCTTCGTGCTGGCCGCCGCCGGCCTGCTCAATGGCCGCGCGGTCACCACGCATTGGCGATCCGCGGACCGGCTCCGGCTGATGTACCCGGCGTTGCGCGTGCAAGACGACCGCATCTTTATCGAAAGCGGCAAGTACTGGACGTCGGCGGGGGTGACGGCGGGTATCGACCTGGCGCTGGCGCTGATCGAACGCGACTTTGGCGCCACGCTATCGCAGCAAGTGGCCCGGCGGCTGGTCGTCTTCATGCGGCGCGATGGCGATCAGCGCCAATACAGCCAAACGCTGCGCTTGCAGGATCGCGTGTCCGCGCCGTTCCGGGACCTGGTCGAGAAGATCGAGGCAAAGCTGTCGGCGCGCTGGACGGTGGACGACATGGCCGATGCCTGCCATATGTCGCGCCGCACGTTCCAGCGAAAATTTGCCGCGCACTTCGGCGTGGCGCCCACCGAAGTGCTGCGGCGGCTGCGCCAAGAGCGCGCCGACGCGTTGCAGGCGACCGGTAAGATGTCGAAAAAATCGGTCCGACGATTTGTCGGGCCACTCCACAACAGGCCCGCTCCATGA
- a CDS encoding Lrp/AsnC family transcriptional regulator: MPKHELDAYDRRILEALQKNGRLTNVELAEQIGLSPSPCLRRVRMLEESGVIQGYEARLAPDEVGLGLTVFVGVKVERHHERDAEQFRKEVSALPEVIAAHLVSGESDFLLQVVVPDLRGYERFLLGTLLKLTGVKDIRSNFAIQTVKPQSPLPLDHLSK; this comes from the coding sequence ATGCCAAAACACGAACTGGACGCTTACGACCGCCGCATTCTAGAGGCCTTGCAGAAGAACGGCCGCCTGACCAATGTAGAGCTGGCCGAGCAGATTGGCCTGTCGCCATCGCCCTGCCTGCGGCGCGTGCGCATGCTGGAAGAATCGGGCGTCATCCAGGGCTACGAAGCGCGGCTGGCGCCTGACGAAGTGGGCCTGGGCCTGACGGTGTTCGTCGGGGTGAAGGTCGAGCGACACCACGAGCGCGACGCCGAGCAGTTCCGCAAGGAAGTCAGCGCCCTGCCCGAAGTCATTGCGGCGCACCTGGTATCGGGCGAGTCCGACTTCCTGCTGCAAGTGGTGGTGCCGGACCTGCGCGGCTACGAGCGCTTTTTGCTGGGCACGCTATTGAAGCTGACCGGCGTGAAAGACATCCGCAGCAACTTCGCCATTCAAACCGTTAAACCGCAAAGCCCGCTTCCGCTGGACCACCTGAGCAAGTAG
- a CDS encoding AMP-binding protein encodes MTPPFSTFAAHLDALVGSRPESPLLIDQNVPISARQLRDQSRALAAGLAHIGVRPGHRVAVWLPNCAAWVESFLACAHLGALVLAVNTRFRALEVADILGRGQADWLVFWPGFKGIDFAGILADVPPQELTRLQGVVAIADSDAGARSASLHGKPAHRYADLLATQAPPPSPHGNAGVLCFTTSGTTSKPKFVLHDQQTLLRHGATVADAFEYDEDSCILASAPFCGAFGFATLVGGLARGVPVVCAPVFNAAESADAIARHAVTHTYANNEALVGMMQAAPASAFTSARLFGFASFTPALDNMLDLARQAGVPLTGLYGSSELIALVAGQPRDPAEGDVAARHQPGGTLIYRDARVRARDPDSGQVLPHGQSGEIEILSPSLMQGYLDNPDATRNAVTADGYFKTGDLGYTLTERQFVFQTRMGDSLRLSGFLVNPVEIEQVVETLPGVRACQVVGATRHGKFVPYAFVLLQDGAHADPAAWTAACKAAMAGFKVPVGYTVLDAFPSVESANSVKIQKHRLRDMANAMLSDPSSPPAP; translated from the coding sequence ATGACGCCGCCTTTTTCGACCTTTGCCGCGCACCTGGACGCGCTGGTTGGCAGCCGCCCCGAGTCCCCGCTGCTGATCGACCAGAACGTGCCGATCAGCGCGCGCCAGCTACGCGATCAAAGCCGCGCGTTGGCGGCGGGCTTGGCGCATATCGGCGTGCGCCCCGGCCACCGCGTGGCGGTGTGGTTGCCCAACTGCGCCGCCTGGGTGGAGTCCTTTTTGGCGTGCGCGCATCTGGGCGCGCTGGTGCTGGCCGTCAACACGCGCTTTCGCGCGCTGGAAGTGGCCGACATATTGGGACGAGGCCAGGCCGACTGGCTGGTGTTCTGGCCGGGATTCAAGGGCATCGATTTCGCGGGCATTCTGGCCGATGTGCCCCCACAGGAATTGACGCGCCTGCAAGGGGTCGTGGCCATCGCCGACTCCGACGCGGGCGCCCGCTCCGCGTCCCTGCACGGCAAGCCCGCGCATCGCTATGCCGACCTGCTCGCCACCCAGGCCCCGCCCCCTTCCCCGCACGGCAACGCCGGGGTGCTTTGCTTCACCACGTCCGGCACCACGTCCAAACCCAAATTTGTTTTGCACGACCAGCAAACGTTGCTGCGCCACGGCGCGACGGTGGCCGACGCTTTCGAATACGACGAGGACAGCTGCATCCTGGCCAGCGCACCGTTCTGCGGCGCGTTCGGTTTTGCCACGCTGGTGGGCGGCCTGGCGCGCGGCGTGCCGGTCGTGTGCGCGCCCGTGTTCAACGCAGCCGAATCGGCCGACGCCATCGCGCGCCATGCCGTCACGCACACCTATGCCAACAACGAGGCGCTGGTGGGCATGATGCAGGCGGCGCCGGCCAGCGCTTTCACGTCCGCGCGGCTGTTCGGCTTTGCCAGCTTTACCCCCGCGCTGGACAACATGCTGGACCTGGCGCGCCAGGCGGGCGTGCCGCTGACCGGCCTGTACGGCTCCAGCGAGCTGATCGCGCTGGTGGCGGGCCAGCCCCGCGATCCGGCCGAAGGCGACGTGGCCGCGCGGCATCAGCCCGGCGGCACCCTGATCTATCGGGACGCCCGCGTGCGCGCCCGCGACCCCGACAGCGGCCAAGTGTTGCCGCACGGCCAATCGGGCGAGATCGAAATCCTGTCGCCCAGCCTGATGCAAGGCTATCTGGACAACCCGGATGCAACGCGCAACGCCGTCACCGCCGACGGCTATTTCAAGACGGGCGACCTGGGCTACACCCTGACCGAGCGCCAGTTTGTGTTCCAGACCCGCATGGGCGATTCGCTGCGGCTATCGGGCTTTCTGGTGAACCCGGTGGAAATCGAGCAGGTGGTTGAAACGCTGCCCGGCGTGCGCGCCTGCCAGGTGGTGGGCGCCACGCGCCACGGCAAATTCGTGCCCTACGCCTTTGTGCTGCTGCAAGACGGCGCGCACGCCGATCCCGCCGCCTGGACCGCTGCCTGCAAGGCGGCGATGGCCGGCTTCAAGGTGCCGGTGGGCTACACGGTGCTGGACGCCTTTCCCTCGGTGGAAAGCGCCAATTCGGTCAAGATCCAGAAACATCGGCTGCGCGACATGGCAAACGCTATGCTCTCGGATCCTTCCTCACCGCCCGCGCCCTGA
- a CDS encoding NUDIX hydrolase, with the protein MAATIAAVIRDGHVLLVRRANPPDENCWAFPGGKIHAGEPLEIATARELLEETGVVAEPLHVFDAVDVFDRDDAGVLRRHFILIAMLCRWQSGEPVAGDDARDARWVPLSDLEGHRLATSFGVARLARNAAALMSML; encoded by the coding sequence ATCGCCGCCACCATCGCCGCCGTCATCCGAGATGGCCACGTGCTGCTGGTGCGCCGCGCCAACCCGCCCGACGAAAATTGCTGGGCTTTCCCCGGCGGCAAGATCCACGCCGGCGAGCCATTGGAAATCGCCACCGCCCGCGAACTGCTGGAAGAAACCGGCGTGGTGGCCGAGCCGCTGCACGTGTTCGACGCCGTCGACGTCTTCGATCGCGACGATGCCGGCGTGCTGCGCCGCCATTTCATTTTGATCGCCATGCTGTGCCGCTGGCAGTCCGGCGAACCTGTCGCCGGCGACGACGCACGCGACGCGCGCTGGGTCCCGCTGTCGGACCTGGAAGGCCACCGCCTGGCCACCAGCTTCGGCGTGGCGCGGCTGGCACGCAACGCGGCGGCATTGATGTCTATGTTGTGA
- a CDS encoding ABC transporter substrate-binding protein — MAYAKMPRISMQCRSTITRLFAASALAAAAATPVWAQQPAAISDDIVRLGLILDMSGVYADVTGKGSATAAQMAIDDFGGTVLGKKIDLMVVDHQNKADIAAAKAREWYDTQKMDAIMDVAGSAPALAVLEVAREKKKIVVFSGPGTERITNDLCSPYSVHYTYDTWSLANTTARATVEKGGKSWYFLTADYAFGHTLQASATEVVKANGGTVLGASRHPLGSSDFASYLLQAQASKAQVIGLANAGGDTVNAIKAASEFGLTKGGQKMAGLLLYINDIHAIGLDAAAGLTLTEAFYWDMNDQTRAWSQRYYDKLKKMPNMSQAGTYSSVMHYLKAVQAAGTDAPQAVMKQMKSMPINDFFATNGRIREDGRMVHDMYLFEVKQPSESKRPWDYYKLVATLPGDQAFMPLSKSTCPLVKK; from the coding sequence ATGGCTTACGCCAAGATGCCCCGGATTTCCATGCAATGCCGCAGCACGATTACCCGTTTATTTGCCGCTTCCGCCCTGGCGGCGGCCGCCGCCACCCCTGTCTGGGCGCAGCAGCCGGCCGCCATCTCTGACGATATCGTCAGGCTGGGCCTGATCCTGGACATGAGCGGCGTCTACGCCGACGTGACCGGCAAGGGCAGCGCCACCGCCGCCCAGATGGCCATCGACGACTTCGGTGGCACGGTGCTGGGCAAAAAGATCGACCTGATGGTGGTGGACCACCAGAACAAGGCCGACATCGCCGCCGCCAAGGCGCGCGAGTGGTACGACACGCAGAAAATGGACGCCATCATGGACGTGGCGGGGTCCGCGCCCGCGTTGGCGGTGCTGGAAGTGGCCCGGGAAAAGAAGAAGATCGTGGTGTTCAGCGGCCCGGGCACCGAACGCATCACCAACGATTTGTGCTCGCCTTATTCGGTGCACTACACCTACGACACCTGGTCGCTGGCCAACACCACGGCGCGCGCCACTGTCGAGAAAGGCGGCAAGAGCTGGTACTTTCTGACGGCCGACTACGCCTTCGGCCACACGCTGCAAGCGTCCGCCACCGAGGTGGTCAAGGCCAACGGCGGCACGGTCCTGGGCGCGTCACGCCACCCCTTGGGCTCCAGCGATTTTGCGTCGTATCTGCTGCAAGCGCAGGCCAGCAAGGCACAGGTGATCGGGCTGGCGAACGCGGGCGGCGACACGGTCAACGCCATCAAGGCGGCCAGCGAATTCGGCCTGACCAAGGGCGGCCAGAAAATGGCCGGCCTGCTGCTGTACATCAACGACATCCACGCCATCGGCCTGGACGCCGCCGCCGGCCTGACCCTGACCGAGGCGTTCTACTGGGACATGAACGACCAGACGCGCGCCTGGTCGCAGCGCTATTACGACAAGCTCAAGAAGATGCCCAACATGAGCCAGGCGGGCACGTATTCGTCGGTGATGCACTACCTGAAGGCAGTGCAGGCGGCCGGCACCGACGCGCCGCAAGCCGTGATGAAGCAGATGAAGTCCATGCCCATCAACGACTTCTTCGCCACCAATGGCCGCATCCGCGAGGACGGGCGAATGGTGCACGACATGTACTTGTTCGAGGTCAAGCAGCCGTCGGAATCCAAGCGGCCGTGGGACTACTACAAGCTGGTCGCAACGCTGCCGGGCGACCAGGCGTTCATGCCCTTGTCGAAGTCGACCTGCCCGCTGGTGAAAAAGTAG
- a CDS encoding cyclase family protein, whose product MKRWTQRPEGSTWGDFGPDDELGRLNLLTEEKVLQAVREVRAGKVFCLSLPLDLPGGNVLNPRRHAPTLKPTFREGTPYLNFAMSQLQPEAVDVLSDDQVTLSMQYSTQWDGLCHVGALFDIQGDGEARRVYYNGYAAGVDVFGGADPDTAADACCPPGGSFARKLSVSRYAEKGMQGRGVLVDLERAFGPGRTLVGHEQLQAAMREQKVQVETGDMLVLRTGFADRLIEMNGQPDPHALEQTGAVLDGADSALLDWISASGVAAICADNYAVESYPARTSGPGHSILPLHHHCLFKLGVPLAELWYLKDLADWLHANGRNRFLLTAPPLRMPGAVGSPVTPIATV is encoded by the coding sequence ATGAAACGTTGGACGCAACGCCCGGAAGGATCCACCTGGGGCGACTTCGGCCCGGACGACGAGCTGGGTCGGCTGAACCTGCTGACCGAGGAAAAGGTCTTGCAGGCGGTGCGCGAAGTGCGCGCGGGCAAGGTGTTCTGCCTGTCGCTGCCGCTGGACCTGCCCGGCGGCAACGTGCTCAATCCCCGCCGCCATGCGCCCACGCTGAAACCCACGTTCCGTGAAGGCACGCCGTACCTGAACTTTGCGATGTCGCAGTTGCAGCCCGAGGCCGTCGACGTGCTGTCCGACGACCAGGTCACGCTGTCGATGCAATATTCCACGCAGTGGGATGGCCTGTGCCACGTCGGCGCCTTGTTCGACATCCAGGGCGACGGCGAAGCGCGCCGCGTCTACTACAACGGCTACGCCGCGGGCGTAGACGTGTTTGGCGGCGCTGACCCGGATACGGCTGCCGATGCCTGCTGCCCACCCGGCGGCTCGTTTGCGCGCAAGCTCAGCGTTAGCCGCTATGCCGAAAAGGGCATGCAGGGGCGTGGCGTGCTGGTGGACCTGGAACGCGCGTTCGGCCCAGGTCGCACCTTGGTCGGCCATGAGCAGCTGCAAGCGGCCATGCGCGAACAAAAGGTGCAGGTGGAAACGGGCGACATGCTGGTGCTGCGCACCGGTTTTGCCGACCGTTTGATCGAGATGAACGGCCAGCCCGACCCGCACGCGCTGGAACAGACCGGCGCGGTGCTGGACGGCGCCGACAGCGCCTTGCTGGACTGGATCAGCGCCAGCGGCGTAGCCGCCATCTGCGCCGACAACTACGCGGTGGAATCGTATCCGGCGCGCACGTCCGGCCCCGGCCATTCCATCCTGCCGCTGCATCACCATTGCCTCTTCAAGCTTGGCGTACCGCTGGCCGAGCTCTGGTACTTGAAGGACCTGGCCGACTGGCTGCACGCCAACGGGCGCAACCGTTTCCTGCTGACCGCCCCGCCGCTGCGCATGCCCGGCGCGGTGGGCTCGCCGGTGACGCCCATTGCCACGGTGTAA
- a CDS encoding DJ-1/PfpI family protein → MHVNFLLFEGLTQLDMTGPYEVLANAPGFTVDFVAKTRDPVRCDRGLQFVPTQTLASARQCDLLVVPGGPGTDDAIVDADWVAFTRRQGLAARYVFGICTGSLLLGAAGLLRGKRASSHWRARELLSRFGAIPSEERLCVDGNTYTAGGVTSGIDMGLKVVAALCGEDVAKLIQLQIEYDPKPPFPGGTPATSEPAVVQRYLSMSQARFDRRAARVDQAAANMPP, encoded by the coding sequence ATGCATGTGAATTTTCTCTTGTTCGAAGGGCTGACCCAGCTGGATATGACCGGGCCCTACGAGGTCTTGGCGAACGCGCCGGGCTTCACGGTGGATTTTGTCGCAAAAACGCGTGATCCGGTACGGTGCGATCGCGGCTTGCAGTTCGTGCCCACGCAAACGCTGGCGTCGGCGCGGCAATGCGACCTGCTGGTGGTGCCGGGCGGGCCGGGCACGGATGATGCCATCGTGGACGCCGATTGGGTGGCCTTCACGCGGCGGCAGGGCTTGGCGGCGCGCTATGTATTCGGCATCTGCACCGGTTCGTTGTTGCTGGGCGCGGCGGGGTTGCTGCGCGGCAAGCGGGCGTCCAGCCATTGGCGCGCGCGCGAACTGCTGTCGCGGTTTGGCGCGATTCCCAGCGAAGAACGTCTGTGCGTGGACGGCAACACCTATACGGCCGGTGGCGTCACGTCGGGCATCGACATGGGCTTGAAGGTGGTGGCGGCGCTATGCGGCGAAGACGTCGCCAAGCTGATCCAGTTGCAAATCGAGTACGACCCCAAGCCGCCGTTTCCCGGCGGCACGCCAGCCACCTCCGAGCCCGCCGTGGTCCAGCGTTATTTGTCGATGTCGCAGGCGCGCTTTGACCGTCGCGCCGCCCGGGTGGATCAGGCGGCGGCGAACATGCCGCCGTGA
- a CDS encoding GntR family transcriptional regulator produces the protein MPARKLFSRSPQPLYLQAAALFRSHIQNRTWRPGQQIPPLESLMETYGISRATIRQAFGLLEQDGLIRRSRGSGTFVNAELPETPTLLIPKTWAETVELSNQLGTVSLVESSADSPLPDTLGMPCEADRGGLFQYLRRVHTTDAGPFCYSEVFLESGLFRKHRTRIQKSTVAPVLDQFYGTRITEARQVLNVIEAGQESAESLQIPVSSPVAELRRYACIDGRVVYFARLEFPFRKVRMEFDLLAQR, from the coding sequence ATGCCCGCCCGCAAGCTTTTTTCGCGCAGCCCCCAGCCGCTTTACCTGCAAGCGGCGGCGCTGTTTCGCAGCCATATCCAGAATCGAACCTGGCGGCCGGGCCAACAGATTCCACCGCTGGAATCGCTGATGGAAACCTATGGCATTTCGCGGGCGACCATCCGGCAGGCGTTCGGCCTGCTGGAGCAGGACGGGTTGATCCGGCGTTCACGCGGCTCGGGCACTTTCGTCAACGCCGAACTACCGGAAACGCCCACGCTGCTGATACCCAAGACCTGGGCCGAAACCGTGGAACTGAGCAACCAGCTGGGCACGGTGTCGCTGGTGGAATCCAGCGCCGACTCGCCACTGCCCGACACGCTGGGCATGCCTTGCGAGGCCGACCGCGGCGGGTTGTTCCAGTATTTGCGGCGCGTGCACACGACGGATGCCGGCCCCTTTTGCTACAGCGAGGTGTTCCTGGAAAGCGGACTGTTTCGCAAGCATCGCACCCGCATTCAGAAAAGCACCGTGGCGCCCGTGCTGGACCAGTTCTACGGCACCCGCATCACCGAAGCGCGCCAGGTGTTGAACGTGATTGAAGCCGGCCAGGAGTCGGCCGAATCCTTGCAGATTCCCGTGTCGTCCCCGGTGGCGGAGCTGCGTCGCTACGCCTGCATCGACGGTCGCGTGGTGTATTTCGCGCGGCTGGAATTTCCGTTTCGCAAGGTGCGGATGGAATTCGATTTGCTGGCCCAGCGCTGA
- a CDS encoding GntP family permease — MTGLFIVVAALAFLMLAAYRGYSVILCAPIAAMGAVLLTDPSALAPVFSGIFMERMAGFAKLYFPVFLLGAVFGKLIELSGFSRAIVQAVLRMIGAERAIIAIVLVCAVLTYGGVSLFVVVFAVYPFAAEMFRQGGIPKRLMPGAIALGAFTFTMTALPGTPQIQNIIPTTFFETTTWAAPWLGLIGAAFTLTVGVTYLEWRRKRAAAAGETYGTELRNEPATPATERNHHPLIALLPLVVVGVMNFLLTRWIPGWYPAGSEVDLPGLAKPMPVNADDQVALWAVMGALIAGIATILLFSFSTIKAHFAEGSKSAVSGALLASMNTAAEYGFGGVIAALPGFLLVADALKAIPDPLVGEAVAVTSLAGITGSASGGMSIALAAMAQTFIDGAVAAGIPMDVLHRVAAMASGGMDTLPHNGAVITLLAVTGLTHRQSYGDIFAITLISTMSVFVVIAVYYLTGIV; from the coding sequence ATGACCGGATTGTTTATCGTGGTGGCGGCGCTGGCGTTTCTGATGCTGGCGGCGTATCGAGGCTATAGCGTCATTTTGTGCGCGCCCATCGCGGCCATGGGCGCGGTGCTGTTGACGGACCCTTCCGCGCTGGCCCCGGTGTTTTCGGGCATCTTCATGGAGCGCATGGCGGGGTTTGCCAAGCTGTATTTCCCCGTGTTCCTGCTGGGCGCGGTGTTCGGCAAGCTGATCGAGCTCTCTGGATTTTCGCGCGCCATCGTGCAGGCCGTGCTGCGCATGATCGGGGCCGAACGCGCCATCATTGCCATCGTGCTGGTCTGCGCGGTGCTGACCTACGGCGGCGTATCGCTGTTTGTGGTGGTGTTTGCCGTTTACCCGTTCGCGGCCGAGATGTTCCGCCAGGGCGGCATCCCCAAGCGCCTGATGCCGGGCGCCATCGCGCTGGGCGCGTTCACCTTTACGATGACCGCGCTGCCGGGCACGCCGCAGATCCAGAACATCATTCCCACCACCTTCTTTGAAACCACGACGTGGGCCGCGCCATGGCTGGGGCTGATCGGCGCTGCCTTCACGCTGACGGTGGGCGTGACGTATCTGGAATGGCGCCGCAAGCGTGCGGCGGCGGCCGGGGAAACCTATGGCACCGAACTGCGCAACGAACCCGCCACCCCGGCCACGGAACGCAACCACCACCCGCTGATCGCGTTGCTGCCGCTGGTGGTCGTGGGGGTGATGAACTTCCTGCTGACGCGCTGGATTCCGGGCTGGTATCCCGCCGGTTCCGAAGTGGACCTGCCCGGCCTGGCCAAGCCCATGCCCGTGAACGCCGACGACCAGGTGGCGCTATGGGCCGTCATGGGTGCGCTGATAGCCGGCATTGCCACCATCCTGCTGTTCTCGTTTTCGACCATCAAGGCGCATTTTGCCGAAGGCAGCAAAAGCGCCGTGTCCGGCGCGCTGCTGGCGTCCATGAACACGGCCGCCGAATACGGCTTTGGTGGCGTCATCGCGGCGCTGCCGGGTTTCTTGCTGGTGGCCGATGCGCTCAAGGCCATCCCCGATCCGCTGGTGGGCGAAGCCGTGGCGGTGACGTCGCTGGCGGGCATCACCGGGTCCGCCTCGGGGGGCATGAGCATCGCGCTGGCCGCCATGGCGCAGACGTTTATCGACGGCGCGGTGGCCGCCGGCATCCCTATGGACGTGCTGCATCGCGTTGCCGCAATGGCCAGCGGCGGCATGGACACCTTGCCGCACAACGGCGCCGTGATCACGTTGCTGGCGGTTACCGGCCTGACGCACCGCCAGTCGTACGGCGACATCTTCGCCATCACGCTGATTTCGACGATGTCGGTGTTCGTGGTGATTGCGGTGTACTACCTGACCGGCATCGTCTGA
- a CDS encoding tripartite tricarboxylate transporter substrate binding protein, whose translation MTQSVSPRAGRRLLALAALALLALPVAHAAGYPDHPVTVVVPYPPGGGADIFGRAIANALQPGLKQTVLVENKPGAGGNIGMAHVARAKPDGYTLGLGTIGTQTINQFLYSNMAFDPERDLVPIALVSTTPNVIAVSAKSPYKTVADIIRAAKQSPDKKLTYASPGIGSSVHLTGAYFEAMAGVTMLHVPFKGTSASLPAVAGGQVDLLFDNLPGALAQIKDGNLVRGVAVTSAERDTSVPDLPTVAESGLPGFDVTAWFALYAPRDTPAPVVKQLIEAARSGLQSAAVATNFATMGAKPGTLFGPDLAAFERAERKKWGGLIKDQGITAQ comes from the coding sequence ATGACCCAATCCGTTTCCCCGCGCGCCGGGCGGCGCCTGCTGGCGCTGGCCGCCCTGGCGTTGTTGGCGTTGCCCGTGGCGCATGCCGCCGGCTATCCCGACCACCCCGTGACCGTGGTGGTGCCGTATCCGCCGGGCGGCGGTGCCGATATCTTCGGCCGTGCCATCGCCAACGCCTTGCAGCCCGGGCTGAAGCAGACAGTGCTGGTGGAAAACAAGCCCGGCGCGGGCGGCAACATCGGCATGGCTCATGTGGCGCGCGCCAAGCCCGACGGCTATACGCTGGGCCTGGGCACCATCGGCACGCAGACCATCAACCAGTTCCTGTACAGCAACATGGCGTTCGATCCGGAGCGCGACCTGGTGCCGATTGCCCTGGTGTCCACTACGCCCAATGTGATTGCCGTCAGCGCAAAGTCGCCCTACAAGACGGTGGCCGACATCATCCGCGCCGCCAAGCAATCGCCCGACAAAAAGCTGACCTACGCATCGCCGGGCATCGGCTCGTCGGTGCACCTGACCGGCGCCTATTTCGAAGCGATGGCGGGCGTGACGATGTTGCACGTGCCGTTCAAGGGCACGTCGGCGTCGCTGCCGGCCGTGGCGGGCGGGCAGGTGGACCTGCTGTTCGACAACCTGCCCGGCGCGCTGGCGCAGATCAAGGACGGCAACCTGGTGCGCGGCGTGGCCGTGACGTCGGCCGAACGCGACACGTCGGTGCCTGATCTGCCGACCGTTGCCGAATCCGGCCTGCCCGGTTTCGACGTGACGGCGTGGTTCGCCTTGTATGCCCCGCGCGACACACCGGCGCCGGTGGTCAAGCAGCTGATCGAGGCCGCGCGCAGCGGTTTGCAAAGCGCGGCCGTGGCCACGAATTTCGCCACCATGGGCGCAAAACCCGGTACGCTTTTCGGCCCCGACCTGGCCGCCTTCGAACGCGCCGAGCGCAAGAAATGGGGCGGGCTCATCAAAGACCAAGGAATCACCGCGCAATGA